In Hallerella succinigenes, the following are encoded in one genomic region:
- a CDS encoding LlaJI family restriction endonuclease, which translates to MIFLFEQFAYSEKFLQSVLPLEKKGGNWDLPKGFVTKRKSGEFVLDGVGYLYNKSAKGTAKDSDDKIVFVLPKVFLEDGVRAFGKEVKGDANFTLENAPKDFLANLSMWVCSSIAQYQKLHPNDRAIESPNVHRFGSDAAAPTLIDVMNAMKLFYTENKNLFVFTAKNKHSGNNRIDWRRTVAHTQPFMQGDAPIYMELENKKKVFDLDDRLLVLYFSAMHYIEETFGFKMPHSEFYAPMRVNEFRRLLGHRGLVELSRIKHKYFADKFLKLYNIVKAFLEWGGNFSASDYSSEYLLTSKYNNVFEAMIDKLVGDDLPNGMKYLKDQKDGKIIDHLYKDRQLIFADEEQKIWFIGDSKYYSDGKKIEGSSIYKQFTYAKNIIQYNIGELLDNGNSFKGLLYRDELTEGYSVTPNFFIRGYLPNSDGDKESPQFREPYFRNDISEELIKNEEDSNSYQLIDDEGNPIGSNKGQSLWNLRNRHFENRLFDRDTLLLQVYNVNFLYVLKAYTSKRSSLRDEFKRDAREKFRKNFLNLLRDKYYFWAIYLPDWQKPDYAERLQDFVDRHFRALVGRVFQPAETPHCLILALERDVVDKSKEGDKDDYRAIRKIVDEAKCEVFYIWSHEIWEDEDLRKNCGWKAIEK; encoded by the coding sequence ATGATTTTCCTGTTCGAACAGTTCGCCTATAGCGAAAAATTCCTGCAAAGCGTCCTTCCGCTAGAAAAGAAGGGCGGTAATTGGGACTTGCCGAAGGGTTTTGTTACAAAAAGAAAATCCGGCGAGTTTGTACTAGACGGCGTAGGGTATCTTTATAACAAGTCCGCAAAGGGCACAGCGAAGGATTCTGACGACAAAATCGTTTTCGTGCTGCCCAAGGTGTTCTTGGAAGATGGCGTCAGGGCGTTCGGCAAAGAAGTAAAAGGTGACGCCAATTTCACTCTTGAAAATGCACCCAAGGATTTTCTCGCGAACCTTTCGATGTGGGTCTGCTCCTCGATTGCGCAATACCAGAAACTGCATCCGAATGACAGAGCTATAGAATCTCCGAACGTCCACCGTTTCGGTAGCGATGCCGCAGCCCCGACTCTCATCGACGTGATGAATGCGATGAAGCTGTTCTACACCGAAAACAAGAACCTGTTTGTGTTCACGGCCAAGAACAAGCACAGCGGCAACAACCGCATTGACTGGCGCCGCACGGTGGCACACACGCAGCCGTTTATGCAAGGTGACGCGCCCATCTACATGGAGCTGGAAAACAAGAAAAAAGTTTTCGACCTGGACGACCGCCTGCTGGTGCTGTACTTTTCGGCGATGCACTACATCGAAGAGACTTTCGGCTTCAAGATGCCGCATTCCGAATTCTACGCCCCCATGCGCGTGAATGAATTCCGTCGCTTGCTGGGGCACCGCGGCCTCGTGGAACTGAGCCGCATAAAGCACAAGTATTTTGCCGACAAGTTCCTGAAACTCTACAACATCGTGAAAGCGTTCTTAGAGTGGGGCGGCAACTTCAGCGCAAGCGATTACAGCAGCGAATACCTGCTCACGAGCAAGTACAACAACGTATTCGAGGCGATGATCGACAAGCTGGTGGGGGATGACTTGCCCAATGGCATGAAATATTTGAAGGACCAGAAAGACGGCAAAATCATCGATCATTTATACAAAGACCGCCAGCTCATATTTGCCGATGAAGAACAGAAAATCTGGTTCATTGGCGATAGCAAATACTATAGCGATGGCAAAAAGATTGAGGGTTCCTCCATATACAAGCAATTCACCTATGCGAAGAACATCATTCAGTACAACATTGGCGAACTACTGGACAATGGGAACAGTTTCAAAGGCTTGCTTTATCGCGATGAGCTGACTGAAGGCTACAGCGTTACGCCGAACTTCTTTATCCGCGGGTATCTGCCGAATAGCGATGGCGATAAGGAATCGCCGCAGTTTCGTGAGCCCTATTTCAGAAACGACATATCGGAAGAGTTGATAAAGAACGAAGAAGATTCTAATAGCTATCAGCTCATAGACGATGAGGGCAATCCAATCGGTTCCAATAAAGGACAGTCTCTTTGGAACCTGCGCAATCGTCATTTCGAGAACCGCCTCTTTGACCGTGACACGCTTTTATTGCAAGTGTACAACGTGAACTTCTTGTATGTGCTCAAGGCGTACACATCCAAACGTTCGTCCTTGCGAGATGAATTCAAACGCGATGCCCGAGAGAAGTTCCGAAAGAATTTTTTGAATTTACTTAGAGATAAGTATTATTTCTGGGCCATATATTTGCCGGACTGGCAAAAACCCGATTATGCCGAACGGCTCCAGGATTTTGTTGACCGCCATTTCCGTGCGCTAGTGGGCCGCGTATTCCAGCCTGCAGAAACGCCACATTGCCTGATACTCGCGCTGGAACGTGATGTCGTAGACAAATCAAAAGAAGGCGACAAAGACGATTACCGAGCAATCCGAAAGATTGTTGACGAAGCCAAATGCGAAGTCTTTTACATATGGTCCCATGAAATATGGGAAGACGAAGATCTTCGCAAAAATTGCGGATGGAAAGCCATCGAAAAATAG
- a CDS encoding Fic family protein, which yields MYVPPFEITPKIIDLISKISEKIGEINSLESSAHHVELRRESRIKTIHSTLAIENNSLSLEQITAIINGKRVLGAPNEIQEVKNAIQAYDLLLSLDSTKEKDLLRAHALMMKDLVRNNGRYRSGGVGIFNGQNVVHVAPPASSVPALMKDLFRWVKRTDIHPLVKSCVFHYEFEFIHPFQDGNGRLGRLWQSAILKDWKKVFAWIPVESLIQKNQAKYYRVLRACDATADSTAFVEFLLLLILKAAEEIVQNEKRVTVKVTVKVTVKVTVNQKKILEAVKKNPHVTLDELSKKIGISRKSIAANVKKLQEAGMLKRNGADKNGYWEIVG from the coding sequence ATGTACGTCCCTCCCTTTGAAATCACGCCAAAAATAATCGACCTTATCTCAAAGATATCCGAAAAAATAGGCGAAATCAATTCCTTGGAATCTAGTGCCCACCATGTCGAGCTCCGCAGGGAAAGTCGTATCAAGACTATACACTCGACACTGGCGATAGAGAACAACTCGCTGAGTCTTGAGCAGATCACTGCAATCATAAATGGCAAGCGGGTTCTTGGTGCTCCGAATGAAATTCAAGAAGTAAAAAATGCCATCCAGGCATACGATTTGCTATTGTCATTGGACTCAACAAAAGAAAAAGATCTATTGCGTGCCCACGCCCTCATGATGAAAGATTTGGTTCGCAACAATGGTAGATACCGCAGTGGCGGAGTGGGCATATTCAATGGGCAAAACGTGGTCCACGTCGCACCGCCGGCGAGCAGCGTTCCGGCGCTAATGAAAGACCTGTTCAGGTGGGTGAAAAGGACAGATATCCACCCGTTGGTAAAGTCTTGCGTCTTTCATTACGAGTTTGAATTTATACACCCGTTCCAAGATGGAAACGGACGCCTGGGTCGCTTGTGGCAGAGCGCAATTCTAAAGGACTGGAAAAAAGTTTTTGCGTGGATTCCGGTTGAATCTCTAATCCAGAAAAATCAAGCGAAATATTATAGGGTGCTAAGAGCTTGCGATGCAACAGCCGACAGCACCGCCTTTGTTGAATTCCTGCTCTTGTTGATTTTGAAGGCTGCTGAAGAAATCGTCCAAAACGAAAAGAGGGTGACTGTAAAGGTGACTGTAAAGGTGACTGTAAAGGTGACTGTAAATCAGAAGAAAATTCTGGAAGCCGTCAAGAAGAATCCTCATGTCACTTTGGACGAACTTTCCAAAAAAATAGGCATTTCGCGCAAGAGCATTGCGGCAAATGTAAAGAAGCTTCAAGAAGCAGGCATGCTGAAACGCAACGGCGCAGACAAAAACGGCTATTGGGAAATTGTCGGATAA
- a CDS encoding IS5 family transposase, with the protein MYRPPKSHAQTSLFCSLEEQLNHKHSLYVLANKIDWNKFETEFSKRFDDKMGAPNKPIRLMTGLIILKHIRNVSDESVVEQFQENAYYQYFCGERFFSTEQPCDPSELVHFRHMIGEAGMDMILKESILVNDDHDKQGPTGCGTVFLDTTVQEKNITFPTDAKLANKIIEQVQRIVEEHDLPQRQSYKRTLKKVHRDQRFRNHPKNGKKAHKADRRLKTIAGRLVRELERNLASKNLLNTYKEKIELFKKVLAQKKCDKDKVYSLHEPEVKCIGKGKEHKKYEFGNKVSIARSYSGIIVGAVSFRDEYDGHTIDDTLDHVEQMLGFRPSQAACDRGYRGQKESGTTKIVIPDVPKKNATYYQKEKAHKLFCKRAGIEPINGHLKSDHRMGRNFYKGIFGDMLNAKLAAAAFNFKRAMRRFFVLLEWLYCCFLCREGVNKNGEPPYPALAK; encoded by the coding sequence ATGTACAGACCGCCAAAATCCCACGCACAGACAAGCCTTTTCTGTTCCCTTGAGGAGCAGTTGAACCACAAGCATTCCCTCTACGTTCTCGCGAACAAGATTGACTGGAACAAGTTCGAGACCGAGTTTTCGAAACGGTTTGACGACAAAATGGGTGCGCCGAACAAGCCGATCCGTCTCATGACCGGGCTCATCATCCTGAAGCACATCCGCAACGTATCGGACGAGTCCGTCGTGGAGCAGTTTCAGGAAAACGCCTATTACCAGTATTTTTGCGGAGAACGGTTCTTCTCGACGGAGCAACCCTGCGACCCGAGCGAACTTGTTCACTTCCGGCACATGATTGGCGAAGCGGGCATGGACATGATCCTCAAGGAAAGTATCCTCGTCAACGATGACCACGATAAACAAGGACCGACAGGATGCGGCACGGTCTTTCTTGACACGACCGTGCAGGAAAAGAACATCACGTTCCCTACAGACGCCAAACTTGCGAACAAGATAATAGAACAGGTACAGAGGATCGTGGAAGAGCATGATCTTCCGCAAAGACAGTCCTACAAGAGAACCTTGAAGAAGGTCCATCGTGACCAGCGTTTCCGCAATCACCCGAAGAACGGCAAGAAGGCTCACAAGGCAGATCGCAGGCTGAAGACAATCGCGGGACGGCTCGTCCGTGAATTAGAGCGAAATCTCGCCAGCAAGAACTTGTTGAACACGTACAAAGAAAAAATCGAGCTTTTCAAAAAAGTTCTGGCACAGAAGAAATGCGACAAGGACAAGGTCTATTCGCTTCACGAACCCGAAGTAAAATGCATCGGCAAGGGCAAGGAACACAAGAAATACGAGTTCGGCAACAAGGTGTCAATCGCCCGGAGCTACAGCGGCATCATTGTCGGCGCGGTCTCGTTCCGGGACGAGTATGACGGACATACGATAGACGATACGCTTGACCATGTTGAACAAATGCTTGGATTCAGGCCGAGCCAGGCCGCATGCGACCGAGGCTACCGCGGACAAAAGGAATCCGGAACGACAAAGATCGTGATACCGGACGTCCCGAAGAAAAACGCGACTTACTACCAGAAGGAAAAGGCTCACAAGCTTTTTTGCAAGAGGGCAGGCATCGAGCCTATCAACGGCCACCTGAAAAGCGACCACCGTATGGGTAGAAATTTCTACAAGGGAATCTTTGGCGACATGCTCAATGCAAAGCTTGCAGCAGCGGCGTTCAACTTCAAGAGGGCCATGAGGCGCTTTTTTGTCCTGTTGGAATGGCTATACTGTTGCTTCCTTTGCCGGGAAGGGGTGAATAAAAACGGCGAACCTCCTTATCCTGCGCTCGCGAAGTGA
- a CDS encoding IS5 family transposase: MYRPPKSHAQTSLFCSLEEQLNHKHSLYVLANKIDWNKFETEFSKRFDDKMGAPNKPIRLMTGLIILKHIRNVSDESVVEQFQENAYYQYFCGERFFSTEQPCDPSELVHFRHMIGEAGMDMILKESILVNDDHDKQGPTGCGTVFLDTTVQEKNITFPTDAKLANKIIEQVQRIVEEHDLPQRQSYKRTLKKVHRDQRFRNHPKNGKKAHKADRRLKTIGGRLVRELERNLASKNLLNTYKEKIELFKKVLAQKKCDKDKVYSLHEPEVKCIGKGKEHKKYEFGNKVSIARSYSGIIVGAVSFRDEYDGHTIDDTLDHVEQMLGFRPSQAACDRGYRGQKESGTTKIVIPDVPKKNATYYQKEKAHKLFCKRAGIEPINGHLKSDHRMGRNFYKGIFGDMLNAKLAAAAFNFKRAMRRFFVLLEWLYCCFLCREGVNKNGEPPYPALAK; encoded by the coding sequence ATGTACAGACCGCCAAAATCCCACGCACAGACAAGCCTTTTCTGTTCCCTTGAGGAGCAGTTGAACCACAAGCATTCCCTCTACGTTCTCGCGAACAAGATTGACTGGAACAAGTTCGAGACCGAGTTTTCGAAACGGTTTGACGACAAAATGGGTGCGCCGAACAAGCCGATCCGTCTCATGACCGGGCTCATCATCCTGAAGCACATCCGCAACGTATCGGACGAGTCCGTCGTGGAGCAGTTTCAGGAAAACGCCTATTACCAGTATTTTTGCGGAGAACGGTTCTTCTCGACGGAGCAACCCTGCGACCCGAGCGAACTTGTCCACTTCCGGCACATGATTGGCGAAGCGGGCATGGACATGATCCTCAAGGAAAGTATCCTCGTCAACGACGACCACGATAAACAAGGACCGACAGGATGCGGCACGGTCTTTCTTGACACGACCGTGCAGGAAAAGAACATCACGTTCCCTACAGACGCCAAACTTGCGAACAAGATAATAGAACAGGTACAGAGGATCGTGGAAGAGCATGATCTTCCGCAAAGACAGTCCTACAAGAGAACCTTGAAGAAGGTCCATCGTGACCAGCGTTTCCGCAATCACCCGAAGAACGGCAAGAAGGCTCACAAGGCAGATCGCAGGCTGAAGACAATCGGGGGACGGCTCGTCCGTGAATTAGAGCGAAATCTCGCCAGCAAGAACTTGTTGAACACGTACAAAGAAAAAATCGAGCTTTTCAAAAAAGTTCTGGCACAGAAGAAATGCGACAAGGACAAGGTCTATTCGCTTCACGAACCCGAAGTAAAATGCATCGGCAAGGGCAAGGAACACAAGAAATACGAGTTCGGCAACAAGGTGTCAATCGCCCGGAGCTACAGCGGCATCATTGTCGGCGCGGTCTCGTTCCGGGACGAGTATGACGGACATACGATAGACGATACGCTTGACCATGTTGAACAAATGCTTGGATTCAGGCCGAGCCAGGCCGCATGCGACCGAGGCTACCGCGGACAAAAGGAATCCGGAACGACAAAGATCGTGATACCGGACGTCCCGAAGAAAAACGCGACTTACTACCAGAAGGAAAAGGCTCACAAGCTTTTTTGCAAGAGGGCAGGCATCGAGCCTATCAACGGCCACCTGAAAAGCGACCACCGTATGGGTAGAAATTTCTACAAGGGAATCTTTGGCGACATGCTCAATGCAAAGCTTGCAGCAGCGGCGTTCAACTTCAAGAGGGCCATGAGGCGCTTTTTTGTCCTGTTGGAATGGCTATACTGTTGCTTCCTTTGCCGGGAAGGGGTGAATAAAAACGGCGAACCTCCTTATCCTGCGCTCGCGAAGTGA
- a CDS encoding ATP-binding protein, which translates to MNKLNDVKFEFGWLALKLLGKNLYSNVWSAISELVANGFDAGATNVYVYINCINKNKSTIEIIDDGSGMNRDGISTYVKVGFNKRVNAKKYNDGYLLMGRKGIGKLAALYLTDKYYLISKTTDTNSKWEMQFHENANDKEEKPFLRNIKDDIILDCSDIWGECKTGTTLRLENVDLTGLGEVAYAALARKLSNIFALDSMDNRKIHLCVRDKNNQKISFQVVQKEIAFKNMAFIEYKSNGRSKIIKEIKNAKDCIIRFPYPKLYGNQSYPHNIEISEFSPTKENIKIEGDDYFKTANGEKIKKRYSLNGWIGLHGTIDKEAAQKNDPLFSKDKFYNPIQLRLYVRNKLAIENFLNVINNTQAFVNYIEGEIHFDILDDDDLPDIATSNRQGLDEQDERILLLKNIVSNIVYHLISKRTALADKIKEKQKRLKEKQDDNAKKQFTREMDEELSNVKGLSEKSKQELSITLSNKIKGDVAPKNDYKLFISHSRADRPISDFIYYTLKDRGARDEEIFYTSKEDSVDQYDNKDALAKQIKDNILKDNVLLLYLTSNKYKQSEFCMFEGGAGWATRAIGDYISLTLTYDELPKFITNGKMEFVIEENKKILLSRKSYLFFIKMFNRIIDHLNAGRKINNDQEIVPFDNIEIPQDIELKRRNQKIEDYFDETIKELWNFYIVENLEKYMEERYPKQN; encoded by the coding sequence ATGAACAAATTAAATGATGTCAAATTTGAATTTGGTTGGCTTGCACTAAAATTACTTGGAAAAAATCTTTACTCAAATGTATGGAGCGCGATTTCAGAATTGGTTGCAAATGGATTCGATGCTGGAGCAACGAATGTTTATGTTTATATAAACTGCATAAACAAAAACAAATCGACTATAGAAATTATAGATGATGGCTCCGGCATGAATCGAGATGGAATTAGTACATATGTAAAAGTGGGTTTTAACAAACGAGTAAATGCAAAAAAATATAATGACGGATATCTTTTAATGGGGAGAAAAGGAATAGGGAAATTGGCTGCATTGTATCTGACAGATAAATATTATTTGATATCAAAAACTACGGATACTAATTCGAAATGGGAAATGCAATTTCACGAAAATGCCAATGATAAGGAAGAAAAACCTTTTTTGCGCAATATTAAAGATGATATAATTTTAGATTGTTCTGATATATGGGGAGAGTGCAAGACCGGCACTACGCTACGATTAGAGAATGTAGATTTAACAGGACTTGGCGAAGTTGCGTATGCAGCTTTAGCAAGAAAGCTGTCGAATATTTTTGCCTTAGATTCGATGGATAATCGGAAGATTCATCTTTGCGTAAGAGATAAAAATAATCAAAAGATTTCTTTTCAAGTAGTACAAAAAGAAATTGCTTTTAAAAATATGGCTTTTATCGAATATAAAAGCAATGGACGGTCTAAAATAATCAAAGAAATCAAAAATGCAAAAGATTGCATAATCCGTTTTCCTTATCCCAAACTATATGGAAATCAATCGTACCCTCATAACATTGAAATCTCTGAATTTTCTCCAACAAAAGAAAATATTAAGATTGAGGGTGACGATTATTTTAAAACCGCAAATGGAGAAAAAATAAAAAAAAGATATTCGCTGAACGGCTGGATTGGTTTACACGGCACAATTGATAAAGAAGCGGCACAAAAGAATGATCCATTGTTCTCTAAGGACAAGTTTTATAATCCAATCCAATTGAGATTGTATGTGCGAAATAAACTTGCTATTGAAAATTTTTTAAATGTCATAAATAATACACAGGCCTTTGTAAATTATATTGAAGGTGAAATTCATTTTGATATACTTGATGATGATGATTTGCCAGATATCGCAACATCAAATAGACAAGGCTTAGACGAACAAGACGAACGTATTTTATTGTTGAAAAATATTGTATCAAACATTGTCTATCATCTAATAAGTAAAAGGACTGCTCTTGCAGATAAAATAAAAGAAAAACAAAAAAGATTAAAAGAAAAACAAGATGACAATGCGAAAAAGCAATTTACAAGGGAAATGGATGAAGAGCTTTCTAACGTAAAAGGTCTGTCAGAAAAATCCAAACAGGAGTTGTCCATAACATTATCAAACAAAATAAAGGGAGATGTTGCTCCCAAAAATGATTATAAATTATTTATTTCACATTCGCGAGCTGATAGACCAATTTCTGATTTTATTTACTATACGTTAAAAGATAGGGGCGCTAGAGACGAAGAAATTTTTTACACATCAAAGGAAGACAGTGTTGATCAGTACGACAATAAGGACGCTCTTGCAAAACAAATCAAAGACAATATACTGAAAGATAATGTCTTACTTCTTTATTTGACAAGTAATAAATACAAGCAAAGTGAATTTTGCATGTTTGAAGGAGGTGCCGGATGGGCAACTCGAGCCATTGGAGATTACATCTCTCTGACCCTTACATACGATGAACTTCCCAAATTTATTACAAATGGGAAAATGGAGTTCGTGATAGAAGAAAATAAAAAAATTTTATTATCTCGCAAATCATATTTATTTTTCATAAAAATGTTCAATCGTATAATAGACCACTTGAATGCTGGTCGTAAGATTAATAATGATCAAGAGATTGTGCCGTTTGACAATATTGAAATTCCTCAAGATATAGAGTTAAAAAGGCGAAATCAGAAAATTGAGGATTATTTTGATGAAACAATAAAAGAACTATGGAATTTTTATATTGTAGAAAATCTTGAAAAATATATGGAAGAAAGATACCCAAAACAAAATTAG
- a CDS encoding DNA cytosine methyltransferase gives MNIIDLFSGAGGLTFGFYYKKKGFSFVRNNQNHFLFANEFDKNAAQAFSDNYPDIHMVNRDVRELNSEEILQLIGDNLVDLIIGGPPCQSYSTAGKRLYDEKAQMFKEYLRIIKVTRPKMFLFENVRGILSMREIFYKKDENGNILYEKIKKKSRTVNQPIVDHYGDLIINKIKKHFSKVDKDLKYKISCKTLNASAFGVPENRERVFIVGVRSDIEQDWVYPEPLDATPISVSQAISDLPLLNEGENIQNYTQNPCNDYQRLMRGSNNTLTQHYCGIYGEKIRTVIENVAQGQGKNDFNKLVDEGKIDEKYRLTSGYGNTYGRLIESSPSPTITNNLSTPSSLRCIHYNQNRALSPREGARIQSFPDWFKFFGGKDDVTMQIGNAVPPLLALEMSKQIEKFLKGI, from the coding sequence ATGAATATAATTGATCTTTTTTCAGGAGCAGGTGGATTGACCTTTGGTTTTTATTACAAAAAAAAAGGATTTTCCTTTGTACGTAATAATCAAAATCATTTTCTATTTGCGAATGAATTTGATAAAAATGCTGCTCAAGCTTTTTCCGATAATTATCCTGACATTCATATGGTGAATCGAGATGTTCGCGAATTAAATTCGGAAGAAATATTACAATTAATCGGAGATAATTTGGTAGATTTAATTATTGGTGGCCCCCCTTGTCAATCATATAGCACTGCTGGAAAAAGACTCTATGATGAAAAAGCTCAGATGTTTAAAGAATATTTGAGAATCATAAAAGTTACTAGGCCCAAAATGTTTCTATTTGAAAATGTTAGGGGCATATTATCGATGCGGGAAATATTCTATAAAAAAGATGAAAATGGAAATATTTTATACGAGAAAATAAAGAAAAAATCTAGAACGGTAAACCAACCTATTGTTGATCATTATGGAGATTTAATAATAAATAAAATAAAAAAACATTTTTCGAAAGTAGACAAGGATTTAAAGTATAAAATCAGTTGTAAAACATTAAATGCTTCAGCTTTTGGTGTTCCCGAGAATAGAGAACGAGTGTTTATTGTTGGAGTAAGGTCTGATATTGAACAAGATTGGGTGTATCCTGAGCCGTTAGACGCAACACCCATCTCAGTATCTCAGGCGATTTCTGATTTACCATTATTGAATGAAGGGGAAAACATTCAAAACTATACGCAAAATCCTTGTAACGATTATCAACGATTGATGCGGGGAAGTAATAATACACTAACTCAACATTATTGTGGTATTTATGGCGAAAAAATTCGAACTGTAATAGAAAATGTAGCTCAAGGACAGGGGAAAAATGATTTTAATAAGTTAGTTGATGAAGGCAAAATAGACGAAAAATATAGACTGACATCTGGATACGGCAATACGTATGGTCGTTTGATAGAAAGCAGTCCTTCTCCTACTATAACAAACAATTTATCAACTCCATCGTCATTGAGATGTATTCATTATAATCAAAATAGAGCTCTGTCGCCCAGAGAAGGTGCGCGAATACAGTCTTTTCCAGATTGGTTTAAATTTTTTGGAGGGAAAGATGATGTGACAATGCAAATAGGGAATGCTGTTCCACCTTTATTGGCTTTGGAAATGTCTAAACAAATAGAAAAATTTCTAAAAGGGATTTAG
- a CDS encoding Sau3AI family type II restriction endonuclease has translation MNESILPYDKTSKESILEHARKMLGKTLWDVYGEAKLVQSGKGGLGNAVEKYHFQYEPNSKSEPDFKEAGVELKCTPLKTASDGSMLSKERLVLNMIDYVEEAAKTFYTSSFWKKNELLLLMFYLHEEGKLPFDVIFKIVRYWKFPETDLKIIKDDWAIIHNKILAGKAHEISEGDTLYLAACTKGSRAGAEMRQQPKSEELAPQRAYSIKSRYVNTIILDSLKHPEMYHDLFVSELQKKKILKAQETAESVVRSISDYRESETFEQLIERKFSPYYGKTIAEIEKILGVEFGQSKSMAYNVCRAILGIKSKKIAEFEKAEIAIKTIRLEANGNLKEAMSFPNVNYKEIVHEHFWEDSALYEMFTQRFMFIIFRKPAVKNDKQVRLEKVMFWTMPFKDLEQGKILWEDTRAKVAVGNYEHFIKASENPICHIRPKAQNAADTTEGAQGFQVKKMCYWLNREYVLKQLNYSF, from the coding sequence ATGAACGAATCAATCTTGCCATATGACAAAACTTCCAAGGAGTCCATTCTTGAGCATGCTAGGAAAATGCTTGGGAAGACCTTGTGGGATGTGTATGGTGAAGCGAAACTAGTTCAATCGGGTAAAGGAGGCTTAGGGAATGCCGTCGAGAAGTATCATTTTCAATATGAGCCGAATTCTAAGTCGGAGCCGGATTTTAAGGAAGCGGGCGTCGAGCTAAAATGTACGCCTTTGAAAACCGCGTCTGATGGAAGCATGCTTTCAAAGGAACGTCTCGTTCTCAACATGATTGATTATGTTGAAGAAGCTGCCAAGACATTCTATACAAGCAGTTTCTGGAAAAAGAACGAGTTGCTGTTGCTGATGTTCTATCTGCACGAAGAGGGCAAACTTCCGTTTGACGTAATCTTCAAGATTGTCCGCTATTGGAAATTCCCTGAAACGGATTTGAAAATCATCAAGGACGACTGGGCTATAATCCACAATAAAATTCTTGCCGGAAAGGCCCATGAAATTTCGGAAGGCGATACGCTTTACCTTGCCGCTTGCACAAAGGGGTCAAGGGCAGGAGCTGAAATGCGCCAGCAGCCAAAATCCGAAGAGTTGGCTCCCCAGCGTGCGTATTCAATCAAGTCGAGGTATGTCAATACGATTATTCTGGATTCTCTGAAGCATCCGGAGATGTATCACGACCTTTTTGTAAGCGAACTGCAAAAGAAGAAAATCCTAAAGGCGCAAGAAACTGCGGAAAGCGTTGTTCGCAGCATTTCTGATTACCGCGAATCGGAAACTTTTGAGCAGCTGATTGAAAGGAAATTCTCTCCGTATTATGGCAAGACGATTGCGGAGATTGAAAAGATTTTGGGCGTAGAATTCGGTCAAAGCAAATCCATGGCTTACAATGTATGCCGTGCCATTCTCGGCATCAAGTCGAAGAAGATTGCCGAATTCGAAAAAGCCGAAATCGCCATCAAGACGATCCGGCTCGAAGCCAACGGCAACTTGAAAGAGGCGATGTCGTTCCCGAACGTGAATTACAAGGAAATCGTCCATGAACATTTCTGGGAAGATTCCGCACTTTATGAAATGTTCACGCAGCGGTTTATGTTCATCATATTCAGGAAACCCGCCGTGAAAAACGACAAGCAGGTTCGCCTAGAGAAAGTGATGTTCTGGACGATGCCCTTTAAGGATTTGGAACAGGGAAAAATCCTCTGGGAAGACACTCGTGCCAAAGTTGCTGTGGGAAATTACGAGCATTTTATAAAAGCTTCAGAAAACCCCATTTGCCATATTCGCCCCAAAGCACAGAACGCCGCCGACACAACCGAAGGTGCGCAAGGTTTTCAAGTGAAAAAGATGTGCTATTGGTTGAATCGGGAATACGTGCTGAAACAACTTAACTATTCTTTCTAA